The Oncorhynchus mykiss isolate Arlee chromosome 20, USDA_OmykA_1.1, whole genome shotgun sequence genome includes a region encoding these proteins:
- the LOC110498959 gene encoding inactive ubiquitin carboxyl-terminal hydrolase 54 isoform X1: MSWKRNYFASGGGSGSPGGGLQGLITTPRTMASFAPSKGLSNEPGQNSCFLNSALQVLWHLDIFRRSFRQLTTHKCMEDSCIFCALKSIFAQFQFSSERVLPSDVLRSALAKTFQDEQRFQLGIMDDAAECFENLLMRIHFHISAETREDICTAKHCIPHQKFAMTLFEQCVCNSCGATSDPLPFIQMVHYISTTSLCNQAVRMLECREKPTPDMFGELLRNASNMGDLRNCPSNCGEVLRIRRVLLNSPEIVSIGLVWDSDHSDLAEDVIHSLGTCLRLGDLFYRVTEERARQAELYLVGMVCYYGKHYSTFFFQTKIRKWMYFDDAHVKEIGPKWKDVVARCIKGHYQPLLLLYADPRGTPVVSQDSPSFSNPQLDLLHCSKAGYDSEDSGREPSISSDTRTDSSDSSSHRASRNRPLHQSTGSHLSNESQTTVVGKHDNGTPLHSADATGGSVLGSEAGALGPPWEDESTSSESKSSSSGGRCYRPAWRPRREALNIDSIFTRQRGSPLGYSTLPGPRLPPKFHQHCPTNTPDLQGAGEVAWGVAGLGGHTGGVAGVAGMPGLLGNGTGCPPPPPPPLRGVELQPCLIQRMESGYESSERNSSSPDREVGQKRVLMSGPSWRSVPKSKSTSAILQELPAPSWGSNSNLGAGRSELDELQEEVVRRARQQEQQRRKEAEREAAVGFNPRPSKYMDLDQLQHQAVLSPLHEANAHSGLAVAACMRSPWEPITQDQDMEQETRSARPQGHRSEQPGPLQVLLTPNQEGEEVRPAYQDAALGPGQPLLSYRPSPNLTLLHSSLQPPPTNNTAAQVEEGRERVRREEDVGMSEVGGQGLRKVEEEERLRRGEERQGVRLEELLQVGGVCVRPLGRHLAISLPSLPLRLWDISDTHTTPSHTHSPSDPQHTRPPHSNTDSPHMYTDPEPTHKQSDPPPTPPSSRSQPHPSPPTASSDWPNQVSTFNTITSHWSSWSLDRPDAVVTPYDTPPDRCLPIKAHLSHRKYNSQPAPAQHEPCDPEEAELSELDFLYRASLQAGSRGGSPAGSLQCGVRGPARSFTPNTEGSVYQTDSSSTMVRSLSGTVINPRRHRLTAARSFEMPNGAGSFWCLTGVKLTSDHLRQWSSNH, from the exons ATGTCGTGGAAGAGGAACTACTTTGCGTCGGGCGGTGGCAGCGGGAGTCCCGGTGGAGGGCTACAGGGCCTGATCACGACTCCGCGGACTATGGCTTCCTTCGCCCCGAGTAAAGGCCTGAGCAATGAACCTGGACAGAACAGCTGCTTTTTAAACAGTGccctgcag GTTCTGTGGCATCTGGATATCTTCCGTAGAAGTTTCCGCCAGCTGACCACTCACAAGTGTATGGAAGACTCCTGCATCTTCTGTGCCCTCAAG agtatcttTGCCCAGTTCCAGTTCAGCAGTGAGCGTGTGTTACCGTCGGACGTGTTGCGGAGTGCGCTGGCCAAGACCTTCCAGGACGAACAGCGTTTCCAGCTGGGGATCATGGACGACGCAGCAGAATGCTTC GAGAACCTACTGATGCGTATCCATTTCCACATCAGCGCCGAGACCAGAGAGGACATCTGTACAGCTAaacactgtataccacaccagaaGTTTGCCATGACGCTGTTCGAACAG tgtgtgtgtaatagttgtGGAGCCACGTCGGACCCCCTCCCCTTCATTCAGATGGTTCACTACATCTCTACCACGTCCCTCTG TAACCAGGCGGTGAGGATGTTAGAGTGCAGAGAGAAGCCCACCCCCGACATGTTTGGAGAGCTGCTCCGTAACGCCAGCAACATGGGAGACCTACGCAACTGCCCA AGTAACTGTGGGGAGGTGTTGCGTATCCGCCGCGTGTTGCTGAACTCTCCAGAGATAGTGTCCATCGGCCTGGTCTGGGACTCAGACCACTCTGACCTGGCTGAGGACGTCATTCACAGCCTGGGCACCTGTCTACGCCTGGGGGAT tTATTCTACCGTGTGACAGAGGAGCGGGCTCGTCAGGCTGAGCTGTACCTGGTTGGTATGGTGTGTTACTATGGTAAACACTACTCCACATTCTTCTTCCAGACTAAGATACGCAAGTGGATGTACTTCGACGACGCTCATGTCAAAGAG ATCGGTCCTAAGTGGAAGGACGTGGTGGCACGCTGTATAAAGGGTCACTACCAGCCTCTATTGCTGCTCTATGCTGACCCCCGGGGGACGCCGGTGGTATCGCAGGACAGCCCCTCCTTCTCTAACCCCCAGCTGGACCTGCTGCACTGCAGCAAGGCTGGCTATGACAGCGAGGACTCTG GGCGGGAGCCCTCCATATCCAGTGATACCCGTACAGATTCCTCTGACAGCTCCAGCCACCGAGCATCTCGAAATCGCCCTCTCCACCAGTCAACAGGCAGCCACCTGTCCAACGAATCGCAGACCACAGTGGTCGGTAAACATGACAACGGGACGCCCCTACACAGCGCAGACGCAACAG GGGGATCTGTGCTGGGTTCTGAGGCAGGGGCCTTGGGGCCTCCCTGGGAGGATGAGAGCACTAGCAGCGAGTCCAAGTCTAG TTCTTCTGGTGGTCGGTGTTACCGGCCAGCCTGGAGGCCACGGAGGGAGGCCCTGAACATCGATAGCATCTTCACCCGCCAGAGAGGCTCTCCGCTGGGCTACAGCACCCTGCCCGGGCCCCGTCTACCTCCAAAGTTCCATCAACACTGTCCAACTAACACGCCTGATCTGCAGGGGGCAGGAGAGGTGGCCTGGGGTGTAGCGGGCTTGGGGGGACACACTGGCGGGGTGGCTGGTGTGGCAGGGATGCCTGGGTTGCTAGGCAATGGTACGGgctgcccccctcctcctcctcccccgttGAGAGGGGTGGAGCTTCAGCCCTGTCTGatacagaggatggagagtggttACGAGAGCAGCGAGAGGAACAGCAGCAGCCCTGacag agAGGTAGGTCAGAAGCGTGTGTTGATGTCTGGTCCGTCGTGGCGCTCAGTGCCCAAGTCCAAGAGCACCAGTGCCATCCTGCAGGAGCTGCCAGCACCTAGCTGGGGCAGCAACAgcaacctgg gcgctGGCCGTAGCGAGCTGGATGAGCTTCAGGAGGAGGTGGTGAGGAGAGcgaggcagcaggagcagcagaggaggaaagaggcagagagagaagctgCTGTGGGATTCAACCCCAGACCCTCCAAATACATGGACTTAGACCAGCTGCAACACCAGG CTGTGCTCAGCCCCTTGCATGAGGCTAATGCTCATAGTGGATTGGCTGTAGCTGCGTGCATGAGGAGCCCTTGGGAACCAATCACACAGGATCAGGATATGGAGCAGGAGACAAGAAGCGCCCGTCCACAGGGGCATCGCAG TGAACAGCCTGGCCCGCTCCAAGTACTGCTGACGCCCAATCAGGAGGGGGAAGAGGTCCGGCCAGCCTACCAGGATGCAGCCCTGGGCCCTGGCCAGCCCCTTCTCTCCTACAGACCCTCCCCCAACCTCACCCTTCTCCACTCATCCCTCCAACCCCCTCCCACCAACAACACCGCAGCACAggttgaggag gggagagaacgggtcaggagggaggaggatgtgggGATGAGTGAGGTCGGGGGACAGGGACTGAGGAAAGTTGAGGAGGAGGAGCggttgaggaggggtgaggaaagGCAGGGGGTGAGGCTGGAGGAGTTGTTACAGgtcgggggtgtgtgtgtgagacctctAGGCAGACACCTggccatctctcttccctctttacCTCTCAGACTCTGGGAtatatcagacacacacactaccccctcacacacacattcaccctcTGACCCCCAACACACACGACCCCCACATTCAAACACGGACTCCCCACACATGTATACAGACCCTGAGCCCACACACAAACAGTCTGACCCTCCGCCCACCCCCCCCTCATCCCGCAGTCAGCCCCACCCCTCCCCGCCCACCGCGTCTTCTGATTGGCCCAATCAAGTTTCCACCTTCAACACCATCACAAGTCATTGGTCCTCCTGGAGCTTGGACCGCCCAGATGCCGTGGTTACGCCATATGACACACCTCCAGATCGCTGCCTCCCCATTAAGGCACACCTCTCCCACAGAAAATACAACTCCCAGCCTGCCCCTGCACAGCATGAACCCTGTGACCCTGAGGAGGCAGAGTTATCAGAGCTGGACTTCCTGTACCGGGCCAGTCTCCAGGCAGGAAGTAGAg GTGGCAGCCCGGCCGGGAGCCTGCAGTGTGGGGTAAGAGGGCCAGCCCGCTCCTTCACTCCCAACACGGAGGGGAGTGTGTACCAGACTGACAGCAGCAGCACAATGGTCCGCAGTCTGAGCGGCACAGTCATCAACCCGCGTCGCCACCGTCTCACCGCAGCACGCAGCTTT GAGATGCCCAATGGCGCGGGGAGTTTCTGGTGTCTGACGGGGGTGAAGCTGACTTCAGACCACTTAAGACAGTGGTCTTCAAACCACTGA
- the LOC110498959 gene encoding inactive ubiquitin carboxyl-terminal hydrolase 54 isoform X2: MSWKRNYFASGGGSGSPGGGLQGLITTPRTMASFAPSKGLSNEPGQNSCFLNSALQVLWHLDIFRRSFRQLTTHKCMEDSCIFCALKSIFAQFQFSSERVLPSDVLRSALAKTFQDEQRFQLGIMDDAAECFENLLMRIHFHISAETREDICTAKHCIPHQKFAMTLFEQCVCNSCGATSDPLPFIQMVHYISTTSLCNQAVRMLECREKPTPDMFGELLRNASNMGDLRNCPSNCGEVLRIRRVLLNSPEIVSIGLVWDSDHSDLAEDVIHSLGTCLRLGDLFYRVTEERARQAELYLVGMVCYYGKHYSTFFFQTKIRKWMYFDDAHVKEIGPKWKDVVARCIKGHYQPLLLLYADPRGTPVVSQDSPSFSNPQLDLLHCSKAGYDSEDSGREPSISSDTRTDSSDSSSHRASRNRPLHQSTGSHLSNESQTTVVGKHDNGTPLHSADATGGSVLGSEAGALGPPWEDESTSSESKSSSSGGRCYRPAWRPRREALNIDSIFTRQRGSPLGYSTLPGPRLPPKFHQHCPTNTPDLQGAGEVAWGVAGLGGHTGGVAGVAGMPGLLGNGTGCPPPPPPPLRGVELQPCLIQRMESGYESSERNSSSPDREVGQKRVLMSGPSWRSVPKSKSTSAILQELPAPSWGSNSNLGAGRSELDELQEEVVRRARQQEQQRRKEAEREAAVGFNPRPSKYMDLDQLQHQAVLSPLHEANAHSGLAVAACMRSPWEPITQDQDMEQETRSARPQGHRSEQPGPLQVLLTPNQEGEEVRPAYQDAALGPGQPLLSYRPSPNLTLLHSSLQPPPTNNTAAQVEEGRERVRREEDVGMSEVGGQGLRKVEEEERLRRGEERQGVRLEELLQVGGVCVRPLGRHLAISLPSLPLRLWDISDTHTTPSHTHSPSDPQHTRPPHSNTDSPHMYTDPEPTHKQSDPPPTPPSSRSQPHPSPPTASSDWPNQVSTFNTITSHWSSWSLDRPDAVVTPYDTPPDRCLPIKAHLSHRKYNSQPAPAQHEPCDPEEAELSELDFLYRASLQAGSRGGSPAGSLQCGVRGPARSFTPNTEGSVYQTDSSSTMVRSLSGTVINPRRHRLTAARSFVKQTDVSVSAYLHNLL, from the exons ATGTCGTGGAAGAGGAACTACTTTGCGTCGGGCGGTGGCAGCGGGAGTCCCGGTGGAGGGCTACAGGGCCTGATCACGACTCCGCGGACTATGGCTTCCTTCGCCCCGAGTAAAGGCCTGAGCAATGAACCTGGACAGAACAGCTGCTTTTTAAACAGTGccctgcag GTTCTGTGGCATCTGGATATCTTCCGTAGAAGTTTCCGCCAGCTGACCACTCACAAGTGTATGGAAGACTCCTGCATCTTCTGTGCCCTCAAG agtatcttTGCCCAGTTCCAGTTCAGCAGTGAGCGTGTGTTACCGTCGGACGTGTTGCGGAGTGCGCTGGCCAAGACCTTCCAGGACGAACAGCGTTTCCAGCTGGGGATCATGGACGACGCAGCAGAATGCTTC GAGAACCTACTGATGCGTATCCATTTCCACATCAGCGCCGAGACCAGAGAGGACATCTGTACAGCTAaacactgtataccacaccagaaGTTTGCCATGACGCTGTTCGAACAG tgtgtgtgtaatagttgtGGAGCCACGTCGGACCCCCTCCCCTTCATTCAGATGGTTCACTACATCTCTACCACGTCCCTCTG TAACCAGGCGGTGAGGATGTTAGAGTGCAGAGAGAAGCCCACCCCCGACATGTTTGGAGAGCTGCTCCGTAACGCCAGCAACATGGGAGACCTACGCAACTGCCCA AGTAACTGTGGGGAGGTGTTGCGTATCCGCCGCGTGTTGCTGAACTCTCCAGAGATAGTGTCCATCGGCCTGGTCTGGGACTCAGACCACTCTGACCTGGCTGAGGACGTCATTCACAGCCTGGGCACCTGTCTACGCCTGGGGGAT tTATTCTACCGTGTGACAGAGGAGCGGGCTCGTCAGGCTGAGCTGTACCTGGTTGGTATGGTGTGTTACTATGGTAAACACTACTCCACATTCTTCTTCCAGACTAAGATACGCAAGTGGATGTACTTCGACGACGCTCATGTCAAAGAG ATCGGTCCTAAGTGGAAGGACGTGGTGGCACGCTGTATAAAGGGTCACTACCAGCCTCTATTGCTGCTCTATGCTGACCCCCGGGGGACGCCGGTGGTATCGCAGGACAGCCCCTCCTTCTCTAACCCCCAGCTGGACCTGCTGCACTGCAGCAAGGCTGGCTATGACAGCGAGGACTCTG GGCGGGAGCCCTCCATATCCAGTGATACCCGTACAGATTCCTCTGACAGCTCCAGCCACCGAGCATCTCGAAATCGCCCTCTCCACCAGTCAACAGGCAGCCACCTGTCCAACGAATCGCAGACCACAGTGGTCGGTAAACATGACAACGGGACGCCCCTACACAGCGCAGACGCAACAG GGGGATCTGTGCTGGGTTCTGAGGCAGGGGCCTTGGGGCCTCCCTGGGAGGATGAGAGCACTAGCAGCGAGTCCAAGTCTAG TTCTTCTGGTGGTCGGTGTTACCGGCCAGCCTGGAGGCCACGGAGGGAGGCCCTGAACATCGATAGCATCTTCACCCGCCAGAGAGGCTCTCCGCTGGGCTACAGCACCCTGCCCGGGCCCCGTCTACCTCCAAAGTTCCATCAACACTGTCCAACTAACACGCCTGATCTGCAGGGGGCAGGAGAGGTGGCCTGGGGTGTAGCGGGCTTGGGGGGACACACTGGCGGGGTGGCTGGTGTGGCAGGGATGCCTGGGTTGCTAGGCAATGGTACGGgctgcccccctcctcctcctcccccgttGAGAGGGGTGGAGCTTCAGCCCTGTCTGatacagaggatggagagtggttACGAGAGCAGCGAGAGGAACAGCAGCAGCCCTGacag agAGGTAGGTCAGAAGCGTGTGTTGATGTCTGGTCCGTCGTGGCGCTCAGTGCCCAAGTCCAAGAGCACCAGTGCCATCCTGCAGGAGCTGCCAGCACCTAGCTGGGGCAGCAACAgcaacctgg gcgctGGCCGTAGCGAGCTGGATGAGCTTCAGGAGGAGGTGGTGAGGAGAGcgaggcagcaggagcagcagaggaggaaagaggcagagagagaagctgCTGTGGGATTCAACCCCAGACCCTCCAAATACATGGACTTAGACCAGCTGCAACACCAGG CTGTGCTCAGCCCCTTGCATGAGGCTAATGCTCATAGTGGATTGGCTGTAGCTGCGTGCATGAGGAGCCCTTGGGAACCAATCACACAGGATCAGGATATGGAGCAGGAGACAAGAAGCGCCCGTCCACAGGGGCATCGCAG TGAACAGCCTGGCCCGCTCCAAGTACTGCTGACGCCCAATCAGGAGGGGGAAGAGGTCCGGCCAGCCTACCAGGATGCAGCCCTGGGCCCTGGCCAGCCCCTTCTCTCCTACAGACCCTCCCCCAACCTCACCCTTCTCCACTCATCCCTCCAACCCCCTCCCACCAACAACACCGCAGCACAggttgaggag gggagagaacgggtcaggagggaggaggatgtgggGATGAGTGAGGTCGGGGGACAGGGACTGAGGAAAGTTGAGGAGGAGGAGCggttgaggaggggtgaggaaagGCAGGGGGTGAGGCTGGAGGAGTTGTTACAGgtcgggggtgtgtgtgtgagacctctAGGCAGACACCTggccatctctcttccctctttacCTCTCAGACTCTGGGAtatatcagacacacacactaccccctcacacacacattcaccctcTGACCCCCAACACACACGACCCCCACATTCAAACACGGACTCCCCACACATGTATACAGACCCTGAGCCCACACACAAACAGTCTGACCCTCCGCCCACCCCCCCCTCATCCCGCAGTCAGCCCCACCCCTCCCCGCCCACCGCGTCTTCTGATTGGCCCAATCAAGTTTCCACCTTCAACACCATCACAAGTCATTGGTCCTCCTGGAGCTTGGACCGCCCAGATGCCGTGGTTACGCCATATGACACACCTCCAGATCGCTGCCTCCCCATTAAGGCACACCTCTCCCACAGAAAATACAACTCCCAGCCTGCCCCTGCACAGCATGAACCCTGTGACCCTGAGGAGGCAGAGTTATCAGAGCTGGACTTCCTGTACCGGGCCAGTCTCCAGGCAGGAAGTAGAg GTGGCAGCCCGGCCGGGAGCCTGCAGTGTGGGGTAAGAGGGCCAGCCCGCTCCTTCACTCCCAACACGGAGGGGAGTGTGTACCAGACTGACAGCAGCAGCACAATGGTCCGCAGTCTGAGCGGCACAGTCATCAACCCGCGTCGCCACCGTCTCACCGCAGCACGCAGCTTT GTGAAGCAGACAGATGTCAGTGTCTCTGCTTACTTACATAATCTCCTCTGA
- the LOC110498959 gene encoding inactive ubiquitin carboxyl-terminal hydrolase 54 isoform X3, translated as MSWKRNYFASGGGSGSPGGGLQGLITTPRTMASFAPSKGLSNEPGQNSCFLNSALQVLWHLDIFRRSFRQLTTHKCMEDSCIFCALKSIFAQFQFSSERVLPSDVLRSALAKTFQDEQRFQLGIMDDAAECFENLLMRIHFHISAETREDICTAKHCIPHQKFAMTLFEQCVCNSCGATSDPLPFIQMVHYISTTSLCNQAVRMLECREKPTPDMFGELLRNASNMGDLRNCPSNCGEVLRIRRVLLNSPEIVSIGLVWDSDHSDLAEDVIHSLGTCLRLGDLFYRVTEERARQAELYLVGMVCYYGKHYSTFFFQTKIRKWMYFDDAHVKEIGPKWKDVVARCIKGHYQPLLLLYADPRGTPVVSQDSPSFSNPQLDLLHCSKAGYDSEDSGREPSISSDTRTDSSDSSSHRASRNRPLHQSTGSHLSNESQTTVVGKHDNGTPLHSADATGGSVLGSEAGALGPPWEDESTSSESKSSSSGGRCYRPAWRPRREALNIDSIFTRQRGSPLGYSTLPGPRLPPKFHQHCPTNTPDLQGAGEVAWGVAGLGGHTGGVAGVAGMPGLLGNGTGCPPPPPPPLRGVELQPCLIQRMESGYESSERNSSSPDREVGQKRVLMSGPSWRSVPKSKSTSAILQELPAPSWGSNSNLGAGRSELDELQEEVVRRARQQEQQRRKEAEREAAVGFNPRPSKYMDLDQLQHQVNSLARSKYC; from the exons ATGTCGTGGAAGAGGAACTACTTTGCGTCGGGCGGTGGCAGCGGGAGTCCCGGTGGAGGGCTACAGGGCCTGATCACGACTCCGCGGACTATGGCTTCCTTCGCCCCGAGTAAAGGCCTGAGCAATGAACCTGGACAGAACAGCTGCTTTTTAAACAGTGccctgcag GTTCTGTGGCATCTGGATATCTTCCGTAGAAGTTTCCGCCAGCTGACCACTCACAAGTGTATGGAAGACTCCTGCATCTTCTGTGCCCTCAAG agtatcttTGCCCAGTTCCAGTTCAGCAGTGAGCGTGTGTTACCGTCGGACGTGTTGCGGAGTGCGCTGGCCAAGACCTTCCAGGACGAACAGCGTTTCCAGCTGGGGATCATGGACGACGCAGCAGAATGCTTC GAGAACCTACTGATGCGTATCCATTTCCACATCAGCGCCGAGACCAGAGAGGACATCTGTACAGCTAaacactgtataccacaccagaaGTTTGCCATGACGCTGTTCGAACAG tgtgtgtgtaatagttgtGGAGCCACGTCGGACCCCCTCCCCTTCATTCAGATGGTTCACTACATCTCTACCACGTCCCTCTG TAACCAGGCGGTGAGGATGTTAGAGTGCAGAGAGAAGCCCACCCCCGACATGTTTGGAGAGCTGCTCCGTAACGCCAGCAACATGGGAGACCTACGCAACTGCCCA AGTAACTGTGGGGAGGTGTTGCGTATCCGCCGCGTGTTGCTGAACTCTCCAGAGATAGTGTCCATCGGCCTGGTCTGGGACTCAGACCACTCTGACCTGGCTGAGGACGTCATTCACAGCCTGGGCACCTGTCTACGCCTGGGGGAT tTATTCTACCGTGTGACAGAGGAGCGGGCTCGTCAGGCTGAGCTGTACCTGGTTGGTATGGTGTGTTACTATGGTAAACACTACTCCACATTCTTCTTCCAGACTAAGATACGCAAGTGGATGTACTTCGACGACGCTCATGTCAAAGAG ATCGGTCCTAAGTGGAAGGACGTGGTGGCACGCTGTATAAAGGGTCACTACCAGCCTCTATTGCTGCTCTATGCTGACCCCCGGGGGACGCCGGTGGTATCGCAGGACAGCCCCTCCTTCTCTAACCCCCAGCTGGACCTGCTGCACTGCAGCAAGGCTGGCTATGACAGCGAGGACTCTG GGCGGGAGCCCTCCATATCCAGTGATACCCGTACAGATTCCTCTGACAGCTCCAGCCACCGAGCATCTCGAAATCGCCCTCTCCACCAGTCAACAGGCAGCCACCTGTCCAACGAATCGCAGACCACAGTGGTCGGTAAACATGACAACGGGACGCCCCTACACAGCGCAGACGCAACAG GGGGATCTGTGCTGGGTTCTGAGGCAGGGGCCTTGGGGCCTCCCTGGGAGGATGAGAGCACTAGCAGCGAGTCCAAGTCTAG TTCTTCTGGTGGTCGGTGTTACCGGCCAGCCTGGAGGCCACGGAGGGAGGCCCTGAACATCGATAGCATCTTCACCCGCCAGAGAGGCTCTCCGCTGGGCTACAGCACCCTGCCCGGGCCCCGTCTACCTCCAAAGTTCCATCAACACTGTCCAACTAACACGCCTGATCTGCAGGGGGCAGGAGAGGTGGCCTGGGGTGTAGCGGGCTTGGGGGGACACACTGGCGGGGTGGCTGGTGTGGCAGGGATGCCTGGGTTGCTAGGCAATGGTACGGgctgcccccctcctcctcctcccccgttGAGAGGGGTGGAGCTTCAGCCCTGTCTGatacagaggatggagagtggttACGAGAGCAGCGAGAGGAACAGCAGCAGCCCTGacag agAGGTAGGTCAGAAGCGTGTGTTGATGTCTGGTCCGTCGTGGCGCTCAGTGCCCAAGTCCAAGAGCACCAGTGCCATCCTGCAGGAGCTGCCAGCACCTAGCTGGGGCAGCAACAgcaacctgg gcgctGGCCGTAGCGAGCTGGATGAGCTTCAGGAGGAGGTGGTGAGGAGAGcgaggcagcaggagcagcagaggaggaaagaggcagagagagaagctgCTGTGGGATTCAACCCCAGACCCTCCAAATACATGGACTTAGACCAGCTGCAACACCAGG TGAACAGCCTGGCCCGCTCCAAGTACTGCTGA